Proteins from one Gossypium raimondii isolate GPD5lz chromosome 8, ASM2569854v1, whole genome shotgun sequence genomic window:
- the LOC105790823 gene encoding uncharacterized protein LOC105790823 isoform X1: MSHKALDSRHSVDACAFQLHSWRPFHLQQALDSSDPQLTPPKLSSSNGFHPKRPCLSDRTTSFSIDLSKLTLLDDDNNNNPISANPKRSSFRLFARKRRRRGSRSVSGRSSDRSGTRRCCSVGASAAYGTCSDFPVAIGTDSSGELFGNGGDSYWVSDVSEARNIRRERGDGGSGEKETLCGQFGVFDAQGNESGYGSEPGYRGDGEFGYGDEVDEEEDDNRLLLWGDHFGADAHSKMEIVGENTFSDQKAHHRCRRKKHDYRMVDSLR; the protein is encoded by the exons ATGTCGCACAAGGCTCTAGACTCCCGCCATTCAGTAGACGCTTGCGCCTTCCAGCTCCATTCATGGAGACCTTTCCACCTCCAGCAAGCTCTAGACTCCTCCGATCCCCAACTTACTCCTCCTAAGCTTTCCTCCTCCAATGGCTTCCATCCCAAGCGTCCTTGCCTCTCCGATCGTACCACTTCTTTTTCTATTGATCTCTCCAAGCTAACCCTCCTCGACGATGATAACAACAACAACCCTATATCTGCCAATCCCAAGAGGAGTAGCTTCAGGCTGTTTGCCAGAAAACGCCGCCGCCGTGGGTCGAGGTCGGTTTCGGGTCGGAGCTCCGATCGAAGCGGGACTCGAAGGTGCTGTTCTGTGGGGGCTTCGGCAGCCTATGGTACGTGCTCGGATTTTCCGGTGGCGATCGGGACGGACTCGAGTGGGGAACTGTTTGGCAATGGTGGGGATTCGTATTGGGTCTCGGATGTGAGCGAGGCCCGTAATATCAGGAGGGAAAGAGGGGATGGTGGGAGTGGAGAGAAGGAGACCTTATGCGGGcaatttggggtttttgatgctCAAGGGAATGAATCTGGGTATGGGAGTGAGCCTGGGTATCGTGGGGATGGAGAGTTTGGATATGGGGATGAggttgatgaagaagaagacgaCAATCGGTTGTTGCTTTGGGGGGATCACTTTGGAG CAGATGCGCATTCAAAAATGGAGATTGTTGGGGAGAACACATTCTCTGATCAGAAAGCTCACCATAGATGCCGTCGCAAAAAACATGATTATAGAATGGTTGATTCCCTGAGGTAA
- the LOC105790822 gene encoding NADH dehydrogenase [ubiquinone] iron-sulfur protein 5-B, which produces MASGWGINGTKGRCYDFWVDFSECMSRCREPKDCSLLREDYLECLHHSKEFQRRNRIYKEEQRKIRAAARKEKDGGDGVHHHA; this is translated from the exons atggCATCCGGTTGGGGAATCAATGGCACTAAAGGAAGGTGCTACGATTTCTGGGTTGACTTCAGCGAGTGCATGTCCCGTTGCAGAGAGCCCAAGGATTGCTCTCTCCTTCGTGAAGACTATCTCGAGTGCCTCCACCATTCCAAAGAG TTTCAGCGAAGAAATCGGATTTACAAGGAAGAGCAACGAAAAATAAGAGCTGCCGCACGAAAAGAAAAGGATGGCGGAGATGGTGTTCACCATCATGCATGA
- the LOC105790823 gene encoding uncharacterized protein LOC105790823 isoform X2, protein MSHKALDSRHSVDACAFQLHSWRPFHLQQALDSSDPQLTPPKLSSSNGFHPKRPCLSDRTTSFSIDLSKLTLLDDDNNNNPISANPKRSSFRLFARKRRRRGSRSVSGRSSDRSGTRRCCSVGASAAYGTCSDFPVAIGTDSSGELFGNGGDSYWVSDVSEARNIRRERGDGGSGEKETLCGQFGVFDAQGNESGYGSEPGYRGDGEFGYGDEVDEEEDDNRLLLWGDHFGDAHSKMEIVGENTFSDQKAHHRCRRKKHDYRMVDSLR, encoded by the exons ATGTCGCACAAGGCTCTAGACTCCCGCCATTCAGTAGACGCTTGCGCCTTCCAGCTCCATTCATGGAGACCTTTCCACCTCCAGCAAGCTCTAGACTCCTCCGATCCCCAACTTACTCCTCCTAAGCTTTCCTCCTCCAATGGCTTCCATCCCAAGCGTCCTTGCCTCTCCGATCGTACCACTTCTTTTTCTATTGATCTCTCCAAGCTAACCCTCCTCGACGATGATAACAACAACAACCCTATATCTGCCAATCCCAAGAGGAGTAGCTTCAGGCTGTTTGCCAGAAAACGCCGCCGCCGTGGGTCGAGGTCGGTTTCGGGTCGGAGCTCCGATCGAAGCGGGACTCGAAGGTGCTGTTCTGTGGGGGCTTCGGCAGCCTATGGTACGTGCTCGGATTTTCCGGTGGCGATCGGGACGGACTCGAGTGGGGAACTGTTTGGCAATGGTGGGGATTCGTATTGGGTCTCGGATGTGAGCGAGGCCCGTAATATCAGGAGGGAAAGAGGGGATGGTGGGAGTGGAGAGAAGGAGACCTTATGCGGGcaatttggggtttttgatgctCAAGGGAATGAATCTGGGTATGGGAGTGAGCCTGGGTATCGTGGGGATGGAGAGTTTGGATATGGGGATGAggttgatgaagaagaagacgaCAATCGGTTGTTGCTTTGGGGGGATCACTTTGGAG ATGCGCATTCAAAAATGGAGATTGTTGGGGAGAACACATTCTCTGATCAGAAAGCTCACCATAGATGCCGTCGCAAAAAACATGATTATAGAATGGTTGATTCCCTGAGGTAA